In a genomic window of Occallatibacter riparius:
- a CDS encoding amylo-alpha-1,6-glucosidase, producing MRVRTASICLASLLPVFSSAIQSSAMGQASAPPPPQFTPVAPIAFDAASPVIRAHTETLKPFTVAGPRGVILGQQDGTFESWILPVKLLSHLTIEAEIEGYTVPIDVNQQSAEIEVRPERTVITYSHLGFTVRQIMFSPEQGPSGTGPVVLFEFDCLHPTDFTFRFTPALEYMWPERNAGHPGPEWVAHGPNAYEQAGGYYVLHADYPEIAGAITIPGARPGIMAPYQERPQVHPVELKLHIDPAHDRGKLYPLLMAVGTKKETADTRALGETLEKLNQSIATTYAAHAESYKKLLANSVSIDTPDKALNDAFQWAVVSIEQLKAKPVGTDETALVAGYYASGDSARPGFGWFFGRDALYTLYAVNGYGDFALSKSELEFLIKRQRADGKIMHEYSQTASEIDWLQFPYMYAAADSTPLFLLAMLDYVRASGDTDFLKAHKDAVEKAWAFETDPAHDTDHDGIYDNSQGTGWVESWPGGMPHQEIYLALLDQQASQAYGELQKLLGNEAQAGAAAKRATDIAAKIEQEYYDAQTGCYAFATNPAGTPNSPVDRTRTVYPALAWWSGFGSQTLAHGDACLQQIASHTLNTDWGLRDVANNEKIYDGMSYHQGSVWPLFTGWAAMAEYRGNQPLAGYQMLKENANLTWAQDLGADTELLSGDFFVPFGRSTSHQLWSSAMVITPTLRGLFGISIDAQTKTITVNPQLPASWDHAEVLDLQLPGEKTSLYLEKNGGQLEIYMSPTAGNRWHLRSDIPGASVGPLDKETARQFRLASQQGPRIPLPAIQLDDVPAEMNLIEPVALSTPNRPTVPGSRTRKFRIVHAEHGQRQLKLTIEGLAGSDGMLRLIRNGQFVPKIESESTAEKASVSFRSCDANPLGCAWYPLTFHFPEGEGWKTITVTLAW from the coding sequence ATGCGCGTTCGTACTGCTTCGATTTGCCTGGCATCCCTGCTGCCGGTCTTCTCTTCCGCAATCCAGTCCTCCGCAATGGGCCAGGCTTCCGCCCCGCCGCCGCCGCAGTTCACTCCGGTGGCTCCGATCGCATTTGACGCCGCCAGTCCGGTCATCCGCGCTCACACTGAGACGCTCAAGCCCTTCACCGTTGCCGGCCCGCGCGGCGTCATCCTCGGTCAGCAGGATGGCACGTTTGAATCCTGGATTCTCCCCGTCAAGCTGCTCTCGCACCTCACCATTGAGGCGGAGATCGAGGGCTACACCGTTCCCATCGATGTGAATCAGCAGTCGGCAGAGATCGAGGTCAGGCCCGAGCGAACCGTCATCACCTATTCGCATCTTGGCTTCACCGTGCGACAGATCATGTTCTCGCCGGAGCAGGGTCCCTCAGGAACAGGGCCCGTGGTGCTGTTCGAGTTCGATTGCCTGCATCCGACCGACTTCACCTTCCGCTTTACGCCGGCACTCGAATACATGTGGCCCGAGCGCAACGCCGGACACCCCGGACCCGAATGGGTGGCGCACGGCCCGAATGCCTATGAGCAGGCCGGCGGCTACTACGTGTTGCATGCAGACTATCCCGAGATCGCCGGCGCAATCACCATTCCCGGCGCGCGGCCCGGGATCATGGCTCCCTACCAGGAGCGGCCGCAGGTGCACCCCGTCGAGCTGAAACTGCACATCGACCCTGCGCATGATCGCGGCAAGCTCTATCCGCTGCTGATGGCCGTCGGTACGAAGAAAGAAACCGCGGACACGCGCGCGCTCGGCGAGACACTCGAGAAGCTGAACCAGTCGATCGCTACAACCTATGCCGCGCACGCGGAGAGCTACAAGAAGCTGCTTGCCAATTCAGTCTCAATCGACACGCCCGACAAAGCTCTGAACGACGCGTTCCAATGGGCGGTCGTATCCATCGAGCAGCTCAAGGCCAAGCCCGTCGGCACGGATGAAACCGCTCTCGTCGCCGGCTACTATGCGTCGGGCGACTCAGCCCGCCCGGGCTTCGGATGGTTCTTCGGCCGCGATGCGCTCTACACGCTCTACGCAGTGAATGGCTACGGCGACTTCGCGCTATCGAAGTCTGAACTCGAGTTTCTGATCAAGCGGCAGCGTGCCGACGGCAAGATCATGCACGAGTACTCGCAGACCGCCTCAGAGATCGACTGGCTGCAATTCCCCTACATGTACGCGGCCGCCGACTCGACGCCCCTGTTCCTTCTCGCCATGCTCGACTACGTCCGCGCCAGTGGCGATACAGATTTCCTCAAAGCCCACAAGGATGCGGTGGAAAAAGCGTGGGCCTTCGAAACCGATCCTGCGCACGATACGGACCATGACGGCATCTACGACAACTCGCAGGGCACGGGCTGGGTCGAGAGCTGGCCCGGCGGAATGCCGCACCAGGAGATTTATCTCGCGCTTCTGGATCAGCAGGCCAGCCAGGCCTACGGCGAATTGCAGAAACTCCTAGGAAATGAAGCGCAGGCGGGCGCGGCGGCGAAGCGCGCGACTGATATCGCCGCGAAGATCGAGCAGGAGTACTACGACGCGCAGACGGGATGCTATGCATTCGCGACCAATCCCGCCGGTACGCCCAACAGCCCCGTCGATCGCACGCGCACCGTCTACCCGGCGCTTGCGTGGTGGAGCGGCTTCGGTTCGCAGACCCTCGCACATGGCGATGCCTGCCTGCAGCAGATCGCTTCGCACACACTCAACACCGACTGGGGCCTCCGCGACGTCGCCAACAACGAGAAGATTTACGACGGCATGAGCTATCACCAGGGCTCAGTCTGGCCGCTCTTCACAGGCTGGGCCGCAATGGCCGAGTACCGTGGCAACCAGCCGCTCGCCGGCTACCAGATGCTCAAGGAGAATGCCAACCTCACCTGGGCCCAGGATCTCGGCGCCGATACGGAACTGCTTAGTGGCGATTTCTTCGTGCCTTTCGGCCGCAGCACCAGCCATCAGCTCTGGTCCAGCGCCATGGTGATTACGCCGACCCTGCGCGGGCTGTTCGGGATATCGATCGACGCGCAGACGAAGACGATCACGGTGAATCCGCAATTGCCGGCCTCGTGGGATCACGCGGAAGTGCTTGACCTCCAACTACCCGGCGAAAAGACTTCGCTTTACTTAGAGAAGAATGGCGGCCAACTCGAGATCTACATGAGCCCGACTGCGGGAAATCGATGGCACTTGAGGAGCGACATCCCAGGAGCCTCGGTGGGGCCGCTGGATAAGGAGACAGCTCGCCAGTTCCGACTTGCCTCGCAGCAGGGACCGCGAATTCCATTGCCTGCGATCCAGCTAGACGACGTGCCGGCGGAGATGAACCTGATCGAGCCCGTCGCACTCTCGACTCCAAACCGACCGACAGTGCCGGGATCGAGGACTCGGAAGTTCCGCATCGTGCACGCCGAGCACGGCCAACGCCAGTTGAAGCTCACGATCGAGGGTCTCGCCGGCTCTGATGGAATGCTCCGTTTGATCAGAAACGGCCAGTTTGTTCCCAAGATCGAAAGTGAATCTACTGCGGAAAAGGCATCGGTCTCGTTTAGATCGTGTGACGCAAATCCGCTCGGGTGCGCCTGGTATCCCCTGACCTTCCATTTTCCTGAGGGCGAAGGCTGGAAGACCATCACCGTCACCCTCGCCTGGTAA
- a CDS encoding autotransporter outer membrane beta-barrel domain-containing protein: MKLLSVIAALLLSSFLNAQPGVPKSSGAVPRLVNFSGKALDEQGKPMAGITGVSFAIYKDQFEDDPLWMETQNAMVDAEGNYTVQLGATSVYGLPLELFSSAGSRWLGVRVNAGREQPRVLLLSVPYALKAADAQTLGGYPASAFLLAGTRAAASAPGSSVAMPQPVPAAATAVTTAGGAPNALAKFDGRSDIIGSQIFDNGTGVGIGISKPTVKLDVNGATTIHGPLLLPFASPATATAGRVSQPQGFSASSFNSSTASAVAQTFQWQAEPTGNNTDAPSANLSLLFKSVEPAPVETGLSISSQGIIQFAPGQTFPQGSGSGTVTSVGLSAPAADFTVSGGPVTGSGVLGLNWVVAPTYQNIPYAIVKRDAYGNATLNNLLAAGGITGIADMDAVSAISGFNKNSGSNAVGVEGDVNGAGTGVVGFSFNGGRGVKGEADGSSGQGVKGESFGYTTTADGFGPDGVDGIAHSDAGSGVAALNTAGGDAIFAQSAYGFAGYFLGNVAVQGNLSKAGGSFKIDHPLDPANKYLSHSFVESPDMKNIYDGVVTTNAQGKAVVQMPEWFEALNRDFRYQLTVMGQFAQAIVAGEMTSHSFIILTDKPNVKVSWQVTGTRHDAWADAHRIPVEQAKPDKERGLYLHPELFGAPVEKSIGAAHHPIAIRVLKQDKILVASPKAK; this comes from the coding sequence GTGAAATTGCTTAGTGTGATTGCAGCTCTTCTGCTTTCTTCTTTTCTGAATGCACAACCAGGAGTGCCGAAGTCGAGCGGCGCCGTGCCACGGCTGGTGAACTTTTCCGGTAAGGCGCTGGATGAACAAGGCAAGCCCATGGCCGGCATCACGGGCGTTAGCTTCGCCATTTACAAGGACCAGTTTGAAGACGATCCGCTGTGGATGGAGACGCAGAATGCGATGGTCGACGCCGAGGGCAATTACACCGTGCAACTGGGCGCGACCAGCGTGTACGGTTTGCCGCTCGAGCTGTTCAGTTCAGCGGGCTCGCGATGGCTAGGCGTCCGCGTGAACGCGGGTAGAGAGCAGCCGCGAGTGCTGCTGCTCAGTGTGCCGTATGCGCTGAAAGCGGCCGATGCGCAGACGCTCGGCGGATACCCGGCCTCTGCGTTTCTGCTGGCAGGAACAAGAGCCGCGGCCAGCGCTCCGGGTTCCTCCGTTGCCATGCCTCAGCCTGTACCCGCGGCAGCCACTGCAGTGACGACCGCCGGAGGTGCACCGAATGCACTCGCAAAATTCGATGGACGCTCGGACATCATCGGCTCCCAGATCTTTGACAATGGAACCGGCGTAGGCATTGGCATCAGCAAACCCACAGTCAAGCTCGATGTGAACGGCGCCACCACTATCCACGGACCTTTGCTGCTGCCGTTTGCCAGCCCGGCAACGGCAACGGCAGGCAGGGTCTCACAACCGCAGGGCTTCAGTGCCTCGTCCTTCAATAGCAGCACGGCTTCAGCCGTAGCGCAGACTTTCCAATGGCAGGCGGAGCCCACCGGGAACAATACGGATGCGCCCTCCGCGAACTTATCCCTTTTGTTCAAATCCGTGGAACCGGCGCCGGTAGAGACCGGCCTTTCGATTTCCAGTCAGGGAATCATCCAATTTGCGCCGGGGCAGACCTTTCCCCAGGGAAGCGGAAGCGGCACGGTGACCAGCGTGGGCTTGAGTGCTCCGGCAGCTGACTTCACCGTAAGCGGAGGGCCGGTCACCGGCAGCGGTGTGCTGGGCCTGAATTGGGTGGTTGCACCTACTTACCAGAACATTCCGTATGCGATCGTTAAGCGGGACGCTTACGGTAACGCCACCTTGAATAACCTGCTTGCGGCGGGCGGCATCACGGGCATAGCAGATATGGATGCTGTCTCGGCTATCTCCGGGTTCAACAAGAACTCGGGCAGCAATGCTGTCGGTGTGGAAGGAGATGTGAACGGAGCCGGAACTGGCGTGGTTGGATTCAGCTTCAACGGCGGCCGTGGAGTGAAGGGCGAGGCAGACGGTTCCAGCGGCCAGGGAGTAAAAGGCGAGAGTTTCGGTTACACGACTACGGCAGATGGGTTCGGGCCCGATGGTGTCGACGGTATCGCGCACTCCGACGCAGGATCGGGTGTAGCGGCTCTCAACACCGCGGGAGGAGATGCCATTTTTGCCCAGAGTGCGTACGGCTTTGCAGGTTACTTTTTGGGTAATGTGGCGGTGCAGGGCAATCTTTCGAAGGCTGGCGGTTCCTTCAAAATCGATCACCCCCTGGACCCCGCCAACAAGTATCTGTCCCACTCCTTCGTGGAGTCGCCCGACATGAAGAACATTTATGACGGGGTCGTGACCACGAACGCGCAGGGCAAGGCCGTGGTCCAGATGCCGGAATGGTTCGAAGCGCTTAATCGTGACTTCCGCTATCAACTCACGGTCATGGGCCAGTTCGCGCAGGCCATCGTCGCCGGCGAAATGACAAGCCACAGTTTCATCATTCTGACCGACAAGCCGAACGTAAAAGTCTCGTGGCAGGTGACCGGCACGCGCCACGATGCCTGGGCGGATGCACACCGGATTCCTGTGGAACAGGCCAAGCCGGACAAGGAACGCGGGCTGTACCTGCATCCCGAGCTGTTCGGTGCACCGGTGGAGAAGTCCATCGGCGCCGCTCACCACCCCATCGCGATCCGCGTGCTGAAGCAAGACAAGATTCTGGTCGCGTCTCCCAAGGCGAAGTAA
- a CDS encoding ATP-binding cassette domain-containing protein, translating to MKYRETRYRRYAADNSLSIECLEMHTDVVRYNQEERIEADYRRIHDEIEQYGLAEMKVQTFFGMGKGVVILGMQLYLLFVWIGMLTAHRLDGAMLVYLFMLSDQLCGSLWGYAGMWGRISEAWEPIKLFLGISSATSRVCDSNSVEPMRIPQQVSLEFCDVEFNYRAEEPVLNRVNLHVDAGKKVGFVGRTGCGKSTLLKLVDRLYDPQAGAVYVGGEDVRRWPLKQLQRVCTCLSQNGGVFFSDAGLLDTLRFAKPDASFAEVVRAAKLACIHDEIMGMQDGYQAKAGEHGKNLSGGQRRRVALAQAVLSLDHPDKKIVLLDECTSNLDAETEAQVLNNIWPLLEGKTVIVVTHRLSAIDGLVDEVIEFAEGRVARRFAGRNLDLFAGNLYAEPVTRLAGSYTT from the coding sequence GTGAAATACCGCGAGACGCGCTACCGGCGCTACGCCGCCGATAATTCGCTGAGCATCGAGTGCCTTGAGATGCATACCGATGTAGTGCGCTACAACCAGGAAGAACGCATTGAGGCTGACTATCGCCGCATTCACGACGAAATCGAGCAGTACGGCCTGGCCGAAATGAAGGTGCAGACGTTCTTCGGTATGGGCAAAGGCGTCGTAATCCTCGGCATGCAGCTTTACCTGCTCTTTGTCTGGATCGGAATGCTGACCGCACATCGACTCGACGGAGCCATGCTGGTGTATCTCTTCATGCTGTCGGACCAGCTTTGCGGGTCGTTGTGGGGATACGCCGGCATGTGGGGACGGATCAGCGAGGCCTGGGAGCCGATCAAGCTCTTCCTCGGAATCAGTTCGGCCACTTCGAGGGTCTGCGATTCCAATTCCGTTGAGCCGATGCGCATTCCCCAGCAGGTGAGCCTGGAGTTTTGCGACGTAGAGTTCAACTATCGCGCGGAAGAGCCCGTACTGAACCGGGTCAACCTGCACGTGGACGCCGGAAAGAAGGTGGGCTTCGTCGGCCGCACCGGCTGCGGGAAATCGACGCTCCTTAAGCTGGTGGATCGCCTCTATGATCCGCAAGCCGGCGCCGTCTACGTGGGCGGCGAGGACGTGAGGCGCTGGCCGCTCAAACAGCTTCAACGCGTGTGCACGTGCCTTTCGCAGAACGGCGGCGTGTTCTTCTCCGATGCCGGGTTGCTCGATACGCTTCGATTTGCGAAGCCCGATGCCTCGTTTGCTGAAGTCGTGCGCGCGGCGAAGCTTGCCTGCATTCACGACGAGATCATGGGCATGCAGGATGGCTACCAGGCCAAGGCCGGCGAACACGGCAAAAACCTCTCCGGCGGGCAGCGCCGGCGTGTCGCTCTGGCGCAGGCCGTCCTCAGCCTCGACCATCCGGACAAAAAGATCGTGCTGCTGGATGAGTGCACAAGTAACCTCGACGCCGAAACCGAAGCCCAGGTGCTGAACAACATCTGGCCGCTGCTCGAGGGAAAGACGGTCATCGTGGTGACGCACCGGCTATCGGCGATCGATGGACTGGTGGACGAAGTGATCGAGTTCGCCGAAGGTCGCGTCGCGCGGCGTTTTGCTGGCCGGAACCTGGACCTTTTCGCGGGCAACCTCTACGCGGAACCGGTCACGCGGCTCGCAGGTTCGTATACGACCTGA
- a CDS encoding DoxX family protein — MHLAYLIVIVLTASANIYAGICDFTLPKWIVTNIKRLELPLRWLPTLGVLKILGGLGLLAGIVVPPIGIAAAAGLVIYFVGAIVTVLRVRWYANLPFPIAWFTLALCAFVLCMRTA, encoded by the coding sequence ATGCATCTCGCTTATCTCATCGTGATCGTTCTTACCGCCTCAGCGAACATCTATGCCGGCATATGTGATTTCACGCTTCCCAAGTGGATCGTCACAAACATCAAACGGCTGGAGCTTCCGCTGCGGTGGCTCCCGACCCTCGGCGTCTTAAAGATCCTCGGCGGCCTGGGTCTGCTTGCGGGCATCGTTGTGCCGCCCATCGGCATTGCCGCCGCAGCCGGACTGGTTATCTACTTTGTTGGCGCTATCGTGACAGTTCTGCGCGTGCGCTGGTATGCCAATCTTCCCTTTCCCATCGCGTGGTTCACTCTGGCTCTATGCGCATTCGTGTTATGCATGCGCACCGCCTGA
- the dnaN gene encoding DNA polymerase III subunit beta, whose amino-acid sequence MSIVETEVEKPAAQGAAMEITVSRQELVKELTATQSVVERKTTIPILSNFLIEAEGDRLSITATDLDQAIRTSAGVKVKKAGSCTIPARKLYDYIKLLPDGEISIKLLENHWVQIRSGRSNTKMVGMARANYPQVPEFPTIAVTSISAAALKTLISRTIFAISNEESRYTLNGALMVLKAESIAMVATDGHRLSFVEKAGEVLDGISGEKRVLVPRKALQELQTLLANSDAEKVEFADDEHTLFFRVGHRTLSSRKLSGQFPNYEAVMPRDNTKFAIVRSSELSGAIQRVAQFADERSGAIRLRLESNELKISSQSTESGESEDTIDTPYSSDPIVVGFNSTYILDFLKALGNEGEVRLEFKDSQSAGQMRPEDPDAEYKSRYVLMPMRI is encoded by the coding sequence ATGTCGATCGTGGAAACTGAAGTGGAGAAACCGGCCGCGCAGGGGGCAGCGATGGAGATTACCGTAAGCCGCCAGGAACTGGTGAAGGAACTCACCGCGACGCAGAGCGTGGTGGAGCGCAAAACCACCATTCCGATTCTCTCGAACTTTCTGATCGAAGCCGAAGGCGACCGGCTGAGCATCACGGCAACCGACCTGGACCAGGCGATCCGGACCAGCGCAGGCGTGAAGGTCAAGAAGGCTGGGTCGTGCACCATTCCGGCCCGCAAGCTGTACGACTACATCAAGCTCCTGCCCGACGGCGAGATATCCATCAAGCTGCTTGAGAACCATTGGGTGCAGATCCGCAGCGGCCGCTCGAACACCAAGATGGTCGGTATGGCGCGCGCGAACTACCCGCAAGTGCCTGAGTTTCCGACGATCGCCGTGACGAGTATTTCGGCTGCGGCATTGAAGACCCTCATCAGCCGCACGATCTTCGCGATCTCGAATGAGGAGTCGCGCTACACGCTGAACGGCGCGCTGATGGTGCTGAAGGCCGAGTCTATCGCCATGGTCGCCACGGATGGCCATCGCCTCTCGTTCGTTGAGAAGGCCGGCGAAGTGCTTGACGGAATCAGCGGCGAGAAGCGGGTCCTGGTTCCGCGCAAGGCGCTGCAGGAACTGCAGACGCTGCTCGCCAACTCGGACGCGGAGAAGGTCGAGTTCGCTGACGATGAGCACACACTGTTCTTCCGCGTCGGTCACCGCACGCTGAGCTCGCGCAAGCTCTCCGGTCAGTTCCCGAATTACGAAGCGGTGATGCCGCGCGACAATACGAAGTTCGCTATCGTGCGATCGAGCGAACTGTCCGGAGCTATCCAGCGTGTGGCGCAGTTTGCCGATGAGCGCTCGGGCGCCATCCGCCTGCGGCTTGAGTCGAACGAGCTGAAGATCAGCTCGCAATCGACGGAGTCCGGCGAGTCAGAGGACACGATTGATACGCCCTACTCCAGCGATCCGATCGTCGTCGGTTTTAACTCGACGTACATCCTTGATTTCCTGAAGGCCCTGGGCAATGAAGGCGAAGTGCGGCTCGAGTTCAAGGACTCGCAGTCGGCCGGGCAGATGCGGCCTGAGGATCCCGACGCGGAGTACAAGTCTCGCTACGTGTTGATGCCGATGCGGATCTGA
- a CDS encoding methylated-DNA--[protein]-cysteine S-methyltransferase, with protein sequence MQTILPLQLDRLDTPIGEMLIAADNEGNLRATFWTEKDRVLEPFLARHYAPARVEFTYVPGPLAATIAIARYFDGDLHAIDDLPVKTAGTDFQRMVWRTLRRIPCGTTISYGELSRQIGRPEAVRAVGLANGANPIGVVVPCHRVIGANGSLTGYGGGMDRKRWLLDHETHFRL encoded by the coding sequence ATGCAAACGATCCTGCCCCTGCAGTTGGACCGGCTCGACACGCCTATTGGCGAGATGCTTATCGCCGCCGATAACGAAGGGAACCTGCGCGCGACGTTCTGGACCGAAAAAGACCGCGTGCTCGAGCCTTTCCTGGCGCGCCACTATGCACCCGCCCGCGTTGAATTCACCTATGTTCCGGGCCCTTTGGCTGCCACAATTGCCATTGCTCGCTATTTCGACGGCGACCTGCATGCCATCGATGACCTGCCTGTAAAGACGGCCGGCACCGATTTTCAGCGCATGGTATGGCGAACTCTGCGGCGGATTCCGTGCGGCACCACCATCTCCTACGGCGAACTGAGCCGCCAAATCGGCAGACCAGAGGCAGTGCGGGCGGTGGGCCTGGCCAATGGGGCCAACCCGATCGGGGTGGTGGTTCCGTGCCACCGGGTGATCGGCGCCAATGGTTCGCTCACCGGCTACGGCGGCGGAATGGACCGCAAGCGCTGGCTGCTCGATCACGAGACGCATTTCCGCTTGTGA
- a CDS encoding sigma-70 family RNA polymerase sigma factor: MSGNDWVAERFEANRSHLRAVAFRMLGSAGEADDAVQECWIRVNRADAAGIDNLEGWLTTVVARICLNILRSRTARREEALEESTAGPRIVHSGRRSPQDEALLAESVGLAFLVVLERLTPAERVAFVLHDVFGVSFEEIASIVDRTPTAARQLASRARRRVRGGRTRPAASLSGKRQTVEAFLRALRAGDIESLLAVLDSDVVRRADRVAVAAAEGRELRGARDVAQEALTYSGAAQIAQPVVVDGDVGFVIAPGGRLRVAVRCTVRKSKITAMEVIADPARLRTLNFGIPPD, translated from the coding sequence ATGAGCGGAAATGATTGGGTGGCGGAGAGATTCGAGGCGAATCGATCGCACTTGAGGGCTGTGGCTTTTCGCATGCTCGGATCTGCCGGAGAGGCGGACGATGCGGTCCAGGAATGCTGGATTCGCGTGAACCGGGCAGATGCGGCTGGTATCGACAATTTAGAAGGGTGGCTGACAACTGTCGTGGCGCGAATTTGTCTGAATATCCTGCGCTCGCGAACGGCGCGCCGCGAAGAAGCGCTGGAAGAGAGCACCGCGGGGCCGCGGATCGTGCATAGCGGGCGACGAAGTCCTCAAGATGAAGCCCTGCTGGCGGAATCTGTCGGCCTCGCATTTCTGGTTGTGCTGGAGAGGCTCACTCCTGCCGAACGGGTGGCGTTCGTGCTGCACGACGTATTCGGCGTCTCGTTTGAGGAGATTGCCTCAATCGTGGACCGGACGCCGACAGCAGCCCGGCAACTCGCCAGTCGCGCTCGCCGTCGCGTACGTGGAGGGCGAACGCGGCCAGCCGCGTCTCTGTCTGGGAAGCGGCAAACGGTTGAAGCGTTCCTTAGGGCGTTGCGTGCAGGTGATATCGAAAGCCTGCTCGCCGTTCTGGATTCGGACGTGGTGCGTCGGGCCGACCGGGTGGCGGTGGCGGCCGCGGAAGGCAGAGAGCTCCGCGGCGCACGGGACGTGGCTCAGGAGGCATTAACGTATAGTGGCGCTGCCCAGATCGCGCAGCCAGTGGTGGTGGATGGAGACGTGGGGTTCGTCATCGCTCCTGGTGGGCGGCTGAGGGTTGCGGTTCGTTGCACCGTGAGGAAGTCGAAAATTACCGCCATGGAGGTAATTGCCGACCCTGCTCGTCTCCGCACGCTGAACTTTGGCATTCCACCGGATTGA